The Spirochaetota bacterium genome has a window encoding:
- a CDS encoding FliI/YscN family ATPase gives MSVFEKYIRSISRDEYIKSEGRVVKVKGVVIESLGPYSRIGDLCEIETGDNKVRAEVVGFDGDKVFLLPLEDVTGLSASARVLNTGKKLYIPVGEEMKGRVINAYGEVLVGGEFKIEDYYSVDNDPPNPLERKTISKPIQTGIKAIDGLLTVGEGQRVGIFSGSGIGKSTLLGMIARNTSADIVVLALVGERGREVREFLEKVLGEEGLKRSVVLVATSDEPPMARLKVAYSATAVAEFFRDKGYNVLLLLDSLTRLAFAQREISLSIGEPPTTRGYTPSVFTKLPRLLERAGPGKSGSITAFYTVLVEGDDVNEPISDHVRATLDGHIVLSRQLASAGIYPAVDVLSSISRLMVDIVSKQHLDKAYKFRDLMATYRENQDLINIGAYVQGSNPKIDMALKYIDKMLSYIKQDIYEKYNFNDSVNLLLSLF, from the coding sequence ATGAGTGTTTTTGAAAAGTATATAAGGAGTATTAGTAGAGATGAATACATAAAGTCTGAAGGTAGAGTAGTTAAAGTTAAGGGAGTTGTTATTGAAAGTCTTGGACCTTACTCTAGGATAGGAGACTTGTGCGAGATAGAAACAGGTGATAACAAAGTTAGAGCAGAAGTTGTTGGGTTTGACGGCGATAAGGTATTCTTGCTACCACTTGAAGATGTAACAGGGCTATCCGCTTCCGCTAGAGTTCTTAACACTGGTAAGAAACTATACATACCAGTCGGTGAGGAGATGAAAGGAAGAGTTATAAATGCTTATGGAGAGGTATTAGTTGGAGGAGAATTCAAAATAGAAGACTACTACAGTGTTGATAATGACCCCCCTAACCCACTTGAGAGGAAAACAATATCTAAACCGATACAGACTGGAATAAAGGCTATTGATGGTTTGCTTACCGTTGGCGAAGGACAGAGAGTCGGGATATTTTCAGGTAGTGGAATTGGAAAAAGCACACTCCTTGGAATGATAGCAAGAAACACATCAGCAGATATAGTAGTTTTAGCATTAGTTGGAGAACGAGGTAGAGAAGTTAGAGAATTCCTAGAAAAAGTTCTTGGAGAAGAGGGACTAAAAAGAAGTGTAGTACTAGTAGCAACATCGGATGAACCCCCGATGGCAAGACTCAAGGTCGCATACTCTGCAACAGCAGTAGCAGAATTCTTCAGAGACAAAGGATACAACGTTCTACTACTTCTTGACTCACTCACTCGTCTTGCTTTCGCACAGAGAGAAATATCACTATCAATAGGAGAACCCCCAACCACAAGAGGCTACACACCTAGCGTTTTTACAAAACTCCCAAGACTCCTTGAAAGAGCAGGCCCTGGTAAATCTGGAAGCATAACAGCATTCTACACCGTCCTAGTTGAAGGTGATGATGTTAATGAACCAATCTCAGACCATGTCAGAGCAACACTTGATGGACACATAGTTCTATCAAGACAACTTGCATCCGCAGGCATCTACCCAGCAGTAGATGTTCTCTCAAGCATAAGTAGGCTTATGGTAGATATAGTTTCAAAACAACACCTTGATAAAGCATATAAATTCCGAGACCTTATGGCAACTTACCGAGAGAATCAGGACCTTATAAACATAGGTGCATATGTTCAAGGCTCAAATCCCAAGATAGATATGGCTCTAAAATATATTGATAAAATGCTCTCATACATCAAACAAGACATATACGAGAAGTATAACTTTAACGATTCAGTAAATCTTCTACTCTCATTGTTCTAA
- the recG gene encoding ATP-dependent DNA helicase RecG codes for MLLEETKSISIKDLKLPYLPTTKKKVLYRLKLYSVYDVLTHFPIRYEDRTEIKKFSDVIKEISVSSAGKVNATVIAKVIEHQYASTKSGQLLKVIVTDGEIKGELVCYNRDFLSSVLTVGKEFIITGNWEYRYNRLQCATFDYVEVDNEGYKKDEFGVVLPIYSSTEGVRQRTIRKIIHAIVNEFVDKIDDELPEYVMKTRNLLPLGKVIRILHSPKKIQHVEIARKNFVYYEFMKMNILIEYNRSQEKKIDKGKRYSSSKLAEEFVSELPFELTEAQKRVMEEIRRDMFSEKVMHRLLQGDVGSGKTIVALYSALIAVENGFQVAFMVPTEVLATQHYLNITNLLNKFAKKHNINVRLLKGGLPNQKRRMINFEMEMGKSNIVIGTHALFQEDVSFRNLGLVIIDEQHRFGVEQRASLISKGNYPDTLVMTATPIPRTLTMTLYGTLDLSVIDELPYGRKKIITKWYRKDSEDTVYNLVREELKKGFKAYFIYPIIEESDELVDVKSLVEAYEYLSKQVFPDYGVGILHGRMTPEEKYEVMQAFRNGEIKVLASTTVVEVGIDVPDATVIVIEQAERYGLSQLHQLRGRVGRGPYQSYCYLITSEKISKDAVERMKAMTKYEDGFTISEIDLRLRGPGELLGYQQSGLTEFILADLINDEKILLLTREDARNIIQKDIDLAALENHKFRELVNRERKRMFVVKSG; via the coding sequence ATGCTACTTGAAGAGACCAAGAGTATAAGTATCAAGGACCTAAAACTTCCATACTTACCTACAACTAAAAAGAAAGTTCTGTATAGACTCAAGTTATACAGTGTTTATGATGTTCTTACTCACTTTCCTATAAGGTATGAGGATAGGACTGAGATCAAGAAGTTTTCAGATGTTATAAAAGAAATTTCTGTTTCTTCTGCCGGTAAGGTTAATGCTACTGTTATTGCCAAAGTTATTGAACATCAATATGCTAGCACAAAGTCAGGACAACTTCTTAAAGTTATCGTAACAGATGGTGAGATAAAAGGAGAACTTGTTTGCTACAATAGGGATTTTCTTTCTAGTGTTCTTACGGTTGGTAAAGAATTTATAATCACAGGTAACTGGGAGTATAGGTATAATAGGCTTCAGTGTGCTACATTTGACTATGTGGAAGTTGATAATGAAGGATACAAGAAAGATGAGTTTGGCGTTGTTTTACCTATCTACTCTAGTACTGAAGGGGTAAGACAAAGAACAATTAGAAAAATAATTCATGCTATTGTGAATGAATTTGTAGATAAGATAGATGATGAACTTCCTGAATATGTTATGAAGACTAGAAATCTACTGCCTTTAGGTAAAGTTATTAGAATACTTCACTCGCCAAAGAAAATCCAACATGTAGAGATTGCTAGGAAAAACTTTGTGTATTACGAGTTTATGAAGATGAACATACTGATTGAGTATAACAGGTCTCAAGAGAAAAAGATAGACAAAGGTAAAAGATATTCTTCATCTAAACTTGCCGAGGAGTTTGTCTCGGAGTTACCGTTTGAATTAACAGAGGCGCAGAAAAGAGTTATGGAAGAGATAAGGAGGGATATGTTTTCTGAAAAGGTTATGCATCGCCTTCTACAAGGTGATGTTGGGTCTGGTAAGACGATAGTAGCATTATATTCGGCTCTAATAGCAGTTGAGAATGGATTTCAAGTTGCGTTTATGGTTCCAACTGAAGTTTTAGCAACACAACACTACCTTAACATCACAAACTTACTAAACAAGTTTGCCAAGAAACACAATATAAATGTTCGTTTGCTTAAGGGTGGGTTGCCGAATCAAAAAAGGAGAATGATAAACTTTGAGATGGAAATGGGAAAGTCAAACATAGTTATTGGAACACATGCTTTGTTTCAAGAGGATGTTTCGTTTAGAAATCTAGGGCTTGTCATTATTGACGAACAGCATAGATTTGGTGTTGAACAAAGGGCAAGTTTGATAAGCAAAGGTAATTATCCTGATACACTCGTTATGACTGCAACTCCTATCCCGAGAACACTAACAATGACACTGTATGGAACACTGGATTTAAGCGTTATAGACGAATTGCCTTACGGTAGAAAGAAAATAATAACGAAATGGTATAGAAAGGATAGTGAGGATACTGTTTACAATCTGGTCAGAGAGGAGTTGAAGAAAGGATTTAAGGCATATTTTATATACCCTATAATTGAGGAAAGTGATGAGCTAGTTGATGTAAAATCTTTGGTGGAGGCTTATGAGTATCTCTCAAAACAAGTCTTTCCTGACTATGGTGTTGGAATACTTCACGGAAGAATGACACCGGAGGAGAAGTATGAAGTTATGCAGGCATTCAGAAATGGAGAGATAAAAGTTCTTGCTTCTACTACTGTTGTTGAAGTTGGCATTGATGTTCCTGATGCTACTGTTATAGTTATAGAACAAGCAGAGAGGTATGGTCTATCACAGTTACACCAACTACGAGGTAGAGTTGGAAGAGGTCCTTATCAGTCGTATTGCTACCTTATAACGAGTGAGAAGATTTCAAAAGATGCTGTTGAAAGAATGAAAGCGATGACAAAGTATGAAGATGGATTTACTATTTCTGAGATAGATCTCAGATTAAGGGGTCCCGGTGAATTACTTGGTTATCAACAGTCTGGACTTACCGAATTTATACTAGCAGACT